The following are from one region of the Stigmatella ashevillena genome:
- a CDS encoding DUF2924 domain-containing protein yields MSPHARTSHPSLQKMRLPELQARYREMVGEATRSPNRTWLIRRIEEALAARERPKATQEQAPIKPTKGRAPEKAKAHQATAPAEQATQSQEGKKAEDFAPAPAGATPSRSGKKGATPAPAKSTSSASAATTSASAAGQLATKPPRGRFSAMTVEQLQAMYLEVVGRPTGSDSKAYLIWKIREAEKGRIPVGPRTTCRSQGEPGDMKVLPLRLEGKVVDQLDEAWRSRGIRSRTEFLRRSLACYLTQLGAKDTAALFAAEAALA; encoded by the coding sequence ATGTCCCCCCACGCACGCACTTCCCACCCCTCCCTCCAAAAGATGCGCCTGCCCGAGTTGCAGGCGCGCTACCGCGAGATGGTCGGCGAGGCCACCCGCAGCCCCAACCGCACCTGGCTCATCCGCCGCATCGAGGAGGCGCTCGCCGCCCGCGAGCGACCCAAGGCCACGCAGGAGCAGGCGCCCATCAAGCCCACCAAGGGCCGCGCTCCAGAGAAGGCCAAGGCCCACCAGGCCACGGCGCCCGCAGAGCAGGCCACCCAGTCCCAGGAGGGCAAGAAGGCCGAGGACTTCGCTCCGGCGCCCGCTGGCGCTACGCCCTCGCGCAGCGGCAAGAAGGGGGCCACGCCTGCCCCGGCCAAGAGCACTTCCTCCGCGAGCGCCGCCACCACCTCCGCGAGCGCCGCGGGCCAACTCGCCACCAAGCCTCCCCGCGGGCGCTTCTCGGCGATGACCGTCGAGCAACTCCAGGCCATGTACCTCGAAGTCGTTGGCCGCCCCACTGGCAGCGACTCGAAGGCCTACCTCATCTGGAAAATCCGCGAGGCCGAGAAAGGCCGCATCCCGGTGGGCCCTCGCACCACGTGCCGCAGCCAGGGCGAGCCCGGTGACATGAAGGTGCTGCCCCTCAGGCTCGAGGGTAAGGTCGTCGACCAGCTCGACGAGGCCTGGCGTTCGCGCGGCATCAGGAGCCGCACCGAGTTCCTCCGGCGCTCCCTGGCCTGCTACCTCACCCAGCTCGGAGCCAAGGACACCGCGGCCCTCTTCGCCGCCGAGGCAGCGCTGGCGTAG
- a CDS encoding phage tail protein has protein sequence MATVELPALYVDTVALFAETRRPLLLNRAPGPEEVDVPVDAALELELVDVGTDSIARAATRVWVDGVLAFAGGDSVEVVPAFAGPLAEVRQTADTLRVVLHPAVPLASQATVSVRVVSTTAGGEHLLDETYTFTVEDRTAPRLVGAQAVGPKSVRLAFDENVRVPPTAHFTFTPRDAPAVPVAALKAAADGPLVHLGLDTEMTPDVVYEVLVQGVTDAHGNPVLAPYHRATFSGFRPARPPSRHFQLWDMLPGHNRRDDVTGDLYRFISCLQEVTDLLLSDLDTFPDFFDLERAPEAFLDAILQDLGNPFAFELDVLARRRLASVLVEMYQQKGTALGLRNAIRFFLGIEVRAISPFASDTLVLGESELGVDWVLGPSERFARYAFNVEVERLLSSSEHQRLRALVEYLKPAHTHFVDLVEPLPPILPEHWEVGLSELGETTTLH, from the coding sequence ATGGCCACGGTTGAGCTACCTGCCCTCTACGTCGACACCGTCGCCCTCTTCGCCGAGACGCGCCGTCCCCTCCTCCTCAACCGCGCTCCGGGCCCCGAGGAGGTGGACGTCCCCGTCGATGCCGCGCTGGAGCTGGAGCTGGTGGACGTCGGCACGGACAGCATTGCCCGGGCGGCCACCCGCGTCTGGGTAGACGGAGTCCTCGCCTTCGCGGGCGGGGACAGCGTCGAGGTGGTGCCTGCCTTCGCGGGACCTCTCGCGGAGGTGAGGCAGACGGCGGACACCCTGCGTGTGGTGCTCCACCCGGCGGTGCCGCTGGCCAGCCAGGCCACCGTCTCCGTGCGCGTCGTCTCCACCACGGCCGGCGGCGAGCACCTCCTCGACGAGACGTACACCTTCACCGTGGAGGACAGGACGGCCCCGCGCCTCGTGGGCGCGCAGGCCGTGGGGCCCAAGTCGGTGCGCCTCGCCTTCGATGAGAACGTGCGGGTGCCGCCCACGGCGCACTTCACCTTCACGCCTCGTGACGCCCCCGCAGTCCCGGTGGCCGCCCTCAAGGCCGCGGCCGACGGCCCCCTCGTCCACCTTGGCCTCGACACGGAAATGACGCCGGACGTGGTGTACGAGGTACTCGTACAGGGAGTGACGGATGCGCATGGCAACCCGGTGCTCGCCCCCTACCACCGCGCCACCTTCTCGGGCTTCCGGCCTGCCCGGCCACCCTCCCGGCACTTTCAGCTCTGGGACATGCTGCCGGGCCACAACCGCCGCGACGACGTGACGGGCGACTTGTACCGCTTCATCTCCTGCCTCCAGGAGGTGACGGACCTGCTCCTCTCTGACTTGGATACATTCCCCGACTTCTTCGACTTGGAGCGCGCCCCGGAGGCTTTCCTGGACGCCATCCTCCAGGACTTGGGAAACCCCTTCGCCTTCGAGCTGGACGTCCTCGCCCGGCGCCGCTTGGCCTCCGTCCTCGTGGAGATGTACCAGCAGAAGGGCACCGCACTGGGCCTGCGCAACGCCATCCGCTTCTTCCTCGGCATCGAAGTGAGGGCCATCTCCCCCTTCGCCTCGGACACCCTCGTGCTGGGTGAGTCCGAGCTGGGGGTGGACTGGGTGCTGGGGCCCTCGGAGCGCTTCGCCCGCTACGCCTTCAACGTCGAGGTGGAGCGCCTCCTCTCGTCCTCGGAGCACCAGCGCTTGCGCGCCCTCGTCGAGTACCTCAAGCCCGCCCACACCCACTTCGTGGACCTGGTGGAGCCCTTGCCACCCATTCTCCCGGAGCACTGGGAGGTGGGCCTCAGCGAGTTGGGCGAGACGACGACGCTGCACTGA
- the tnpC gene encoding IS66 family transposase: MPLDHFCPWREEAEELRERLTTLEAKMASLERHVFGKKAERLPTVRQQLQAERTDAEAAAQAQAALQKRRERATLKMEQALTREVRHAVPEEQRQCPTCGSQELKPLGKGRISMLYEYIPPRFERQVHVQETLACACGKGVVTAPVPPKVVDRGEYGPRFIAHVVASKCADSLPLHRLAQRVERGGVPMSRSTLTDLFHRAAEGVAPLAARLLLRISQSAVVWADETPLRVLEVKKTHLGYLWTFLTQNEQGQWLIGYRFSMSRSGKTPQQVLNGTLGALVVDAYTGYNPVTLPGGRVRVGCWSHARRKFFDALSTAPEAQQALDFILSLYRVEHEAVQTGVVRMLTHRALRQHKSRPVLQSLHAWLTAQLPLHPPKSPMGQALSYTLHQWQPLCRFVDDERLPLDNNRSEGALRKVALGRKNFLFVGHPSAGENLAGLYALVATCEANGINPELYLADVLLRVQTHPNSRIDELLPHLWQPLSAAAAA, translated from the coding sequence CTGCCGTTAGACCATTTCTGCCCGTGGAGAGAAGAGGCCGAAGAGCTGAGAGAGCGGCTCACCACGTTGGAGGCGAAGATGGCCTCCCTGGAGCGGCACGTGTTCGGCAAGAAGGCCGAGCGGCTGCCGACGGTGCGCCAGCAATTGCAAGCGGAGAGGACCGACGCGGAGGCAGCCGCCCAGGCCCAGGCTGCGCTCCAGAAAAGACGCGAGCGGGCCACGCTCAAAATGGAGCAGGCGCTCACCCGAGAGGTGCGCCACGCCGTTCCCGAGGAGCAGCGACAGTGCCCTACCTGCGGCAGCCAGGAGTTGAAGCCTCTGGGAAAGGGCCGCATCAGCATGCTGTACGAATACATTCCGCCGCGCTTCGAGCGGCAGGTGCACGTGCAGGAAACACTGGCGTGCGCCTGCGGCAAGGGTGTGGTGACTGCGCCCGTGCCGCCCAAGGTGGTGGACAGAGGCGAGTACGGCCCCCGCTTCATCGCCCACGTGGTGGCCTCCAAGTGTGCAGACTCGTTGCCCCTGCACAGGCTGGCTCAGCGCGTGGAGCGAGGCGGGGTGCCCATGAGCCGTAGCACCCTGACGGATTTGTTTCATCGTGCCGCCGAGGGGGTGGCCCCGCTGGCCGCGCGCCTGCTGCTGCGCATCAGCCAGTCGGCCGTGGTGTGGGCCGATGAGACGCCGCTGCGCGTGCTGGAGGTGAAGAAGACACACCTGGGCTACCTGTGGACATTTCTCACTCAGAATGAGCAGGGCCAGTGGCTCATCGGCTACCGATTCAGCATGAGCCGCTCGGGAAAAACACCTCAGCAGGTGTTGAACGGCACGTTGGGGGCGCTCGTGGTGGATGCGTATACCGGTTACAACCCCGTGACACTGCCGGGCGGGCGCGTCCGCGTCGGCTGCTGGTCGCACGCACGCCGCAAATTCTTCGACGCTCTGTCCACCGCGCCCGAGGCCCAGCAGGCCTTGGATTTCATTCTGTCGCTCTACCGAGTGGAGCACGAGGCGGTGCAGACAGGCGTGGTGCGCATGCTGACCCACCGGGCCCTGCGCCAGCACAAGAGCCGCCCCGTACTCCAGTCGCTCCACGCCTGGCTCACCGCGCAACTGCCGCTGCATCCACCCAAGAGCCCCATGGGTCAGGCTCTCTCCTATACTCTCCACCAGTGGCAGCCCCTCTGCCGCTTCGTGGATGACGAGCGGTTGCCTTTGGACAACAACCGCAGCGAGGGCGCACTGCGCAAGGTGGCCTTGGGCCGCAAGAACTTCCTCTTCGTCGGCCATCCATCCGCGGGCGAGAACTTGGCGGGTCTCTACGCTCTGGTGGCCACCTGTGAGGCTAACGGCATCAACCCTGAGCTGTACTTGGCCGACGTGCTGCTGCGCGTGCAGACTCACCCCAACTCGCGCATCGACGAACTGCTCCCCCATCTGTGGCAGCCGCTGTCGGCAGCCGCCGCCGCTTGA
- the tnpB gene encoding IS66 family insertion sequence element accessory protein TnpB (TnpB, as the term is used for proteins encoded by IS66 family insertion elements, is considered an accessory protein, since TnpC, encoded by a neighboring gene, is a DDE family transposase.), translating to MLTLPSAVRIVLATEPVDMRKSIDGLMGLVRSSFGEDVYSGHLFVFVSRRGDRVKILTFSRGGFILYYKRLEQGRFRLPQVQAEANSVRLDATQLAMLLDGIDVEEVKRPAAWEPPKHAAAS from the coding sequence GTGCTGACGCTGCCCTCTGCGGTGAGGATTGTGCTGGCAACAGAGCCAGTGGACATGCGCAAGTCCATCGACGGGCTGATGGGGCTGGTGCGTTCCAGCTTTGGAGAGGACGTCTACTCCGGACACCTGTTCGTCTTCGTCAGTCGGAGGGGGGACCGGGTGAAGATTCTCACCTTCAGCCGCGGCGGCTTCATCCTGTACTACAAGCGCTTGGAGCAAGGCCGGTTCCGGCTGCCGCAGGTGCAGGCGGAGGCAAACTCCGTGAGGCTGGACGCCACGCAGTTGGCGATGTTGCTGGACGGCATCGACGTAGAGGAGGTGAAGCGGCCCGCTGCTTGGGAGCCGCCCAAGCACGCAGCCGCCTCGTGA
- the tnpA gene encoding IS66 family insertion sequence element accessory protein TnpA: protein MTKPADKPQWVRIAEQFEHSGLTQKQFAQQQGVPLSTVQSWIYRRRRQVAAPSAPAVRLLPVEVAEPTVSSAGKMEVLTCRGARVSFASGTDVAYVARLVAALESASC, encoded by the coding sequence ATGACCAAGCCAGCCGACAAGCCGCAGTGGGTCCGCATCGCCGAGCAGTTCGAGCACAGCGGGCTGACGCAGAAGCAGTTCGCCCAGCAGCAAGGGGTGCCGCTGAGTACCGTGCAGTCGTGGATCTACCGGAGGAGGCGCCAGGTGGCCGCGCCCAGCGCCCCAGCCGTGCGATTGCTGCCGGTGGAGGTGGCCGAGCCGACGGTGAGTAGCGCGGGGAAGATGGAAGTGCTCACGTGCAGAGGCGCGCGGGTGAGCTTCGCGTCGGGTACGGACGTTGCCTACGTGGCGCGATTGGTGGCGGCGCTGGAGAGTGCCTCGTGCTGA